From a single Solanum dulcamara chromosome 4, daSolDulc1.2, whole genome shotgun sequence genomic region:
- the LOC129884391 gene encoding uncharacterized protein LOC129884391 produces MPETTQVKLGEKGTTYESSHPYYLNNSDSPGMILVNNVFDGRGYLGWRRSILLSLSAKRKLGFINETCKAPELESADFEQWSCVNDMIICWISNALSKDIADSVMNSKTAKELWDSLEQRFSKSNGAKLYHLQKELTGMIRENSDIAAYFTKLKRLWDELDGINVIVCCSCECICNGKAKLTKSLEDQRLIQFLMGLNDVYAQDENQREVYANTNCISDSGSFMAVGQARQQNNKLIAEFAAFMASGQGRNAQRFKHQAVRGTNTYQKHVQDDCYRLHGFPADFEFTNSRNYQPQIKANTSLTQQADEDIGKTNFGINDGNFEEQFSKQQLAEMMQMYKQSKSTQAGKTGINANAVAGTILKYSNSVPTNLKQDTWIIDSEASEHICFDPNSFLFLNPLPMPLNINLPNSFKVRVTHTGSISIFSGQVITDVLLVPDFKYNLLSIHKFCVQFQYDVLFTATGCFLQDLSMKSP; encoded by the exons ATGCCTGAAACAACTCAAGTCAAGTTAGGTGAGAAAGGAACCACATATGAAAGCAGCCATCCATATTACTTAAACAACTCAGACTCACCTGGTATGATTCTGGTCAACAATGTTTTTGATGGAAGAGGATATCTAGGTTGGAGGAGATCCATCCTCTTATCTCTATCAGCCAAAAGGAAACTTGGCTTTATCAATGAAACCTGCAAGGCTCCAGAACTGGAATCTGCAGATTTTGAACAATGGAGTTGTGTCAATGATATGATCATATGTTGGATATCAAATGCTCTATCTAAGGATATTGCAGATAGTGTGATGAATTCCAAGACTGCAAAAGAACTTTGGGACAGCCTGGAACAGAGATTTAGCAAATCAAATGGTGCCAAACTCTACCACCTGCAAAAGGAATTAACAGGTATGATACGAGAGAATAGTGACATTGCAGCTTACTTTACCAAGCTTAAAAGATTATGGGATGAGTTAGATGGGATAAATGTAATTGTGTGTTGCTCATGTGAATGCATTTGTAATGGGAAAGCCAAATTAACAAAATCACTAGAAGATCAAAGGTTGATTCAATTCCTAATGGGATTAAATGATGTATATGCTCAG GATGAGAATCAAAGGGAAGTGTATGCAAACACAAATTGTATCTCTGATTCTGGATCATTTATGGCAGTAGGTCAAGCAAGACAGCAAAACAACAAACTAATTGCTGAGTTTGCAGCATTCATGGCTAGTGGACAGGGAAGAAATGCACAGAGATTCAAACACCAAGCAGTAAGAGGAACAAACACATATCAGAA GCATGTGCAAGATGATTGCTACAGACTGCATGGATTCCCTGCAGATTTTGAGTTTACCAACTCCAGGAACTATCAGCCCCAGATCAAGGCAAACACAAGTTTGACTCAACAAGCAGATGAAGACATTGGGAAGACAAATTTTGGAATTAATGATGGAAATTTTGAGGAACAGTTCAGCAAGCAACAACTTGCAGAAATGATGCAAATGTACAAGCAAAGCAAATCAACACAAGCAGGAAAGACAGGAATTAATGCAAATGCAGTAGCTGGTACCATTCTTAAATACTCAAACTCTGTACCCACTAATCTTAAACAAGATACTTGGATAATTGATTCAGAAGCCTCAGAACACATATGCTTTGATCCCAATTCCTTCTTATTTTTAAATCCTCTCCCTATGCCTTTGAACATTAACTTACCTAATTCCTTCAAGGTAAGAGTAACTCATACAGGCAGTATCTCCATTTTTTCAGGACAGGTCATCACTGATGTACTACTTGTGCCAGATTTTAAGTATAATTTACTTTCAATTCACAAGTTTTGTGTTCAGTTTCAGTATGATGTCCTATTCACTGCTACTGGATGTTTCTTGCAGGACCTTTCAATGAAGAGTCCTTAA
- the LOC129887697 gene encoding ubiquitin-conjugating enzyme E2 variant 1D, producing the protein MTLGSGGSSVVVPRNFRLLEELERGEKGIGDGTVSYGMDDGDDIYMRSWTGTIIGPHNSVHEGRIYQLKLFCDKDYPEKPPSVRFHSRVNMTCVNHETGVVEPKKFALLANWQREYTMEDILTQLKKEMASPHNRKLVQPPEGTYF; encoded by the exons ATGACGCTTGGCTCAGGAGGATCTAGTGTTGTGG TCCCTCGCAATTTCAGATTACTGGAGGAACTTGAACGTGGGGAGAAGGGTATTGGAGATGGGACAGTGAGCTATGGTATGGATGATGGAGATGACATTTATATGCGTTCTTGGACTGGCACCATTATTGGTCCTCACAAT TCTGTGCATGAAGGCCGCATTTATCAGTTGAAGCTATTCTGCGACAAGGATTATCCGGAGAAGCCACCAAGTGTCCGTTTCCACTCTCGAGTTAACATGACGTGTGTCAACCATGAAACAGGAGTG GTGGAGCCAAAAAAATTTGCTTTGCTTGCAAATTGGCAGCGAGAGTACACTATGGAGGACATACTGACTCAACTGAAAAAGGAGATGGCTTCTCCCCACAACCGTAAGCTAGTTCAGCCACCCGAAGGCACCTATTTCTAG
- the LOC129887698 gene encoding pentatricopeptide repeat-containing protein At3g24000, mitochondrial-like encodes MELDFLSAHMRNPPIFRGIFSSFYPVPRTRLILCPNESQLGNFSLFPSVHFNCFSCAAVQIVEPNCPSVEKKQNFQDSVGSRRLSTKELKYGTKKRLVERGDGGFLIKDKKRGLKWYSEMLKDYAAKLCLKEGKALHGEMVRSGVEPDSHLWVSLVNFYSKCGDLVFAENAFDLLPNRDVVSWTALIAGFIAQGYGSKGIFLFREMRGEDIRPNEFTLATVLKGCSMCLDLEFGKQLHAEVVKGAPFSDVYVGSALVDLYAKCCELESAVKVFFSMPEQNSVSWNVLLNGYVQAGQGEEALKLFLKMPDSEMRFSNYTLSTILKGCANSVNLKAGQVIHSMLVKIGSEIDDFTSCSLVDMYNKCGLQNDALKVFLRTKNPDTVAWTAMISGLDQQGQKREAIQLFCLMRHSGLRPNQFTLASVVSAAADSMDLRCCKSIHACVYKFSFDSEEYVSNALIAMYMKFGSVLDGYRIFSSLSNRDIISWNSLLSGFHDNGTSYEGPKIFRQLLVEGLRPNIYTLISNLRSCASLSDASLGKQVHAHVVKTDLGGNVYVGTALVDMYAKCGQLDDAELIFYRLSEKDVFTWTVVISGYAQSDQGEKAFRCFNQMQREAIKPNEFTLASCLKGCSRIASLDNGRQLHSVVMKSGQFSDMYVASALIDMYAKSGCIIDAESLFQSMGSSDTVLWNTIIYAYSQHGLDEKALETFRTMLSEGIPPDGITFLAVLSACSHLGLVKEGRRHFDSIKNGFGITPSMEHYACMVDILGRAGKFNEMEHFIEGMELAPDALIWETVLGVCKAHGNVELAEKAANTLFEIDPKAESSYILLSNIYASKGRWADVSRVRALMSRQGVKKEPGCSWTEIDNQVHVFLSQDASHPKLKDIHKKLTELASRITAAGYIPNTDYVLHNVSDKEKIDNLSHHSERLALAFALMSSSRNSTVRIFKNLCICGDCHEFMKLASIVTNREIVIRDINLFHHFSHGTCSCKDYW; translated from the coding sequence ATGGAACTCGATTTTCTCTCTGCACATATGCGTAATCCACCGATTTTTCGAGGCATTTTTTCGAGTTTTTATCCTGTGCCTAGGACCCGTTTGATATTATGCCCCAATGAATCTCAACTGGGTAATTTTTCACTCTTTCCCTCTGTTCACTTTAACTGTTTCTCATGTGCTGCTGTTCAAATTGTGGAACCTAACTGCCCATCAgttgaaaaaaaacaaaactttCAAGATTCTGTTGGGTCTAGGAGGTTGAGTACTAAAGAGTTGAAATATGGTACTAAGAAAAGGTTAGTTGAAAGGGGTGATGGTGGGTTTTTGATTAAGGACAAGAAAAGGGGGCTTAAATGGTATTCTGaaatgctcaaggattatgCTGCTAAGTTATGTTTGAAGGAAGGTAAAGCTCTACATGGTGAAATGGTTAGGAGTGGGGTAGAACCAGATTCACATTTATGGGTTTCTTTGGTTAATTTCTATTCGAAATGTGGGGATTTAGTTTTCGCAGAAAATGCGTTTGATTTACTTCCCAACAGAGATGTTGTGTCGTGGACAGCATTGATAGCAGGGTTTATAGCTCAAGGGTATGGAAGTAAAGGGATTTTTTTATTCCGTGAGATGAGGGGAGAAGATATTAGGCCTAATGAGTTCACTTTGGCAACAGTTTTAAAGGGTTGTTCAATGTGTTTAGATTTGGAGTTTGGGAAACAACTACATGCTGAGGTTGTTAAAGGTGCACCCTTTTCAGATGTTTATGTTGGTTCTGCTCTTGTTGATTTGTATGCTAAATGCTGTGAATTAGAATCTGCTGTTAAAGTATTCTTTTCCATGCCGGAGCAGAATTCAGTGTCATGGAATGTTTTACTTAATGGGTATGTGCAGGCTGGTCAAGGAGAGGAGGCTCTGAAATTGTTTTTGAAGATGCCAGATTCAGAGATGAGGTTTAGTAATTATACCCTATCTACTATTTTAAAGGGTTGTGCAAATTCAGTTAATCTGAAAGCTGGTCAAGTTATCCACTCAatgttggtcaaaattgggtctGAAATCGATGATTTTACAAGCTGCAGTCTTGTAGATATGTATAACAAATGTGGTCTGCAAAATGATGCACTGAAAGTGTTTTTAAGGACTAAAAATCCTGACACTGTGGCATGGACTGCAATGATCAGTGGACTTGATCAGCAAGGACAGAAGAGAGAAGCTATTCAGCTTTTTTGCTTGATGAGGCATTCAGGTTTGAGGCCTAATCAATTTACACTAGCTAGTGTTGTTAGTGCAGCGGCTGATTCAATGGATTTAAGGTGTTGCAAAAGTATCCATGCTTGTGTTTACAAATTTAGTTTTGACTCAGAAGAGTATGTCAGTAATGCATTGATTGCAATGTACATGAAATTTGGGTCAGTTTTGGATGGATATCgtatattttcttctttgagtAATAGGGATATAATTTCGTGGAACTCCCTTTTGTCTGGATTCCATGATAATGGAACTTCTTATGAAGGGCCTAAAATCTTCAGGCAGTTGCTTGTTGAAGGTTTGAGGCCAAATATTTACACGCTCATCAGCAATTTGAGATCTTGTGCAAGCCTCTCAGATGCCAGTCTGGGGAAACAAGTGCATGCCCATGTAGTTAAAACCGACCTTGGTGGCAATGTATATGTAGGAACTGCTTTGGTTGATATGTATGCCAAGTGTGGGCAGCTGGATGATGCAGAATTGATCTTTTACAGATTGAGTGAAAAAGATGTGTTCACTTGGACAGTGGTCATTTCAGGTTATGCCCAGTCTGATCAAGGAGAAAAGGCTTTCCGATGCTTCAATCAGATGCAAAGGGAAGCTATTAAACCCAATGAGTTCACTCTTGCTAGCTGTCTAAAAGGTTGTTCACGTATAGCCAGCCTAGACAATGGGCGGCAGTTGCATTCTGTGGTAATGAAGTCTGGGCAGTTCAGTGATATGTATGTAGCTAGTGCATTAATTGACATGTATGCAAAATCTGGATGCATCATAGATGCCGAGTCTCTATTTCAGAGCATGGGATCCAGTGATACAGTGTTGTGGAACACAATTATATATGCTTACTCCCAACATGGACTAGATGAAAAAGCATTGGAAACATTTAGAACCATGTTAAGTGAAGGTATTCCGCCCGATGGGATTACCTTTCTTGCTGTCCTCTCTGCATGCAGCCATCTGGGCCTGGTCAAAGAAGGAAGAAGGCATTTTGACTCAATAAAAAATGGCTTTGGTATCACTCCTTCAATGGAACATTATGCTTGTATGGTTGATATCCTTGGCCGTGCAGGCAAATTTAATGAAATGGAACACTTCATTGAGGGTATGGAGCTTGCTCCTGATGCCTTGATATGGGAGACTGTTCTTGGAGTCTGCAAGGCTCATGGAAATGTGGAATTGGCTGAGAAAGCTGCAAACACACTTTTCGAAATTGATCCAAAAGCAGAGTCAAGTTATATATTGTTGTCCAATATATATGCATCAAAAGGTAGGTGGGCTGATGTTTCGAGGGTTAGAGCACTAATGTCCAGGCAGGGTGTCAAAAAGGAACCTGGTTGTAGCTGGACTGAGATTGATAATCAAGTTCATGTCTTCTTATCTCAGGATGCTTCACATCCTAagttaaaggatatccataaaAAGTTGACGGAGCTGGCTTCGAGAATTACTGCTGCAGGATATATTCCAAACACAGACTATGTGCTTCATAATGTCTCTGACAAAGAAAAGATAGACAACCTTTCACATCATAGTGAAAGGCTAGCTCTAGCATTTGCTCTCATGAGCAGCAGTAGGAATAGCACTGTCAGGATCTTTAAAAATCTTTGCATCTGTGGAGATTGCCATGAATTTATGAAGCTGGCGTCAATTGTTACAAACCGAGAAATAGTTATTCGTGATATTAACCTCTTCCACCACTTCTCTCATGGAACATGCTCATGTAAGGACTATTGGTGA